From a region of the Carassius auratus strain Wakin chromosome 31, ASM336829v1, whole genome shotgun sequence genome:
- the LOC113050568 gene encoding leptin receptor: MTRFIMLALLVNFITISQGLSALSPSDGQGGVYEDLKWKALLCCELPFAQTLDGGLSEPPPVGQCQLLNATKPEFSNTSPTLFGNCLDILCWLEGERTNLICNAKSHRAAAATSLLNIRPQLVVQMNVRSDEIMSTGSHAAQCAGEETVMCSVSLHGNDATVLLTISITLNETTALSPKMQVSTHHLRRPDAPVNLHYNVTTEGEVIFRWSDTQPDSYAVNYEIRYSSNSSLQQWEMVKVKGRSWVPLNDLSSAIRYTVQVRCQSHFSYWSEWSQPFYFTLDVSYIPAEVFTAPGSEVTVSAVFHNRSWSASKAVWMLNGQVKIPESHYRVINEQVSAVTVTVDEPGFDTLMCCHQWGERFKCFIAYAKIYTQGMFNADITCQSKNSEEDTMRCEWNKSTWAQVRLLYSSRRYTMCETISEMEGSEEAEESMSLVKECPSGPGDHRECTLRNLSMFSCYKIWLEVEGGRGKVRSFPVYVAPIDVVKPSSPTDLEATTLPNKTLSVSWKRPNLPVYDMQYELRFVALRGMANTQWKVMGPLLEPNAEILLEESCVQFNVEVRCRRLNGSGYWSDWSMSYTSVVYNRKAPEMGPDFWRIIQEDPLRNVTNTNVTLIIKQPILAGDPYSCVEGLVFEHQASGRAVWSNETTLVQFHSFQWRKEAHTVTVMSRNALGISTRNRNITLFHQPKRRVVRSFSVVANASCVHLSWSLLPDHPVPQSFVIEWLDLNKDPEQDMSLIERLQWVRVQSTARDLSLCRRFYGSEEFTLYPVFVDGEGEPVRYTATRGNPAAYILLLIIAFLSMVLFVTLLISQNQMRKLMWKDVPNPNNCSWAKGMDFRQIDTMENLFPHSEGLTACPLLLVSESICEVEIIEKPHPVTLEHEKDNVVLTYNSGDKTTTSSALLADSSEPLSLEASTAAPTPETSGQSSVTYSTILLSDQPSLLRKQQESLSSSSDEGNFSANNSDISGSFPGGLWDLENHVCSDSANPRHSSSYNSVEEFSDTSDQDYEASENTGVAKDLYYLEVNEEEDEDEEEIKETQGEQEKNEIVVRVDARPLLESKDSTSVDSNNISHSIPLYLPQFRTECINPP, from the exons AT GACTCGGTTTATCATGCTTGCACTTCTTGTGAATTTCATTACCATTTCACAAg GTCTTTCTGCTTTGAGTCCTTCTGATGGCCAGGGAGGAGTTTATGAAGACCTGAAGTGGAAGGCTCTGCTATGTTGTGAGCTGCCCTTTGCTCAGACACTTGACGGAGGTCTTTCAGAACCCCCACCTGTAGGACAGTGTCAGCTACTAAATGCTACAAAACCAGAATTCTCAAATACATCACCCACCCTTTTTG GAAACTGTTTGGACATCCTGTGCTGGCTTGAAGGTGAACGGACAAATTTGATTTGTAATGCAAAGAGCCACAGAGCAGCAGCCGCTACAAGCCTGCTCAACATTAGACCTCAGTTAGT tgtaCAGATGAATGTCCGTTCAGATGAAATCATGAGTACTGGGTCTCATGCTGCTCAGTGTGCCGGGGAAGAAACTGTCATGTGCTCTGTTTCTCTTCATGGCAATGATGCAACTGTCTTATTGACCATCAGCATTACTTTGAACGAGACTACTGCACTGTCACCCAAGATGCAAGTCAGCACACATCATCTGC GAAGACCAGACGCACCTGTCAATCTGCATTACAATGTGACGACTGAAGGAGAAGTAATATTCAGGTGGAGTGACACACAACCTGACAGTTATGCTGTAAACTATGAGATCCGATACTCATCCAATTCTTCGCTTCAGCAGTGGGAG ATGGTGAAGGTCAAAGGTCGTTCCTGGGTGCCTCTGAATGATCTCAGTTCTGCGATCAGATACACGGTCCAAGTGCGCTGCCAAAGCCACTTCAGCTACTGGAGTGAATGGAGCCAACCCTTCTATTTCACGCTGGATG TCAGTTACATCCCTGCTGAAGTCTTCACGGCGCCAGGGTCAGAGGTAACGGTTTCGGCTGTCTTCCACAACCGAAGCTGGAGCGCAAGTAAAGCTGTGTGGATGCTTAACGGGCAGGTGAAGATTCCGGAAAGCCATTACAGAGTGATCAACGAGCAGGTTAGCGCAGTCACTGTGACTGTAGATGAACCAGGGTTTGATACTCTGATGTGCTGTCACCAGTGGGGAGAAAGGTTCAAGTGCTTCATCGCCTACGCCAAAATATACACCCAAG GGATGTTTAATGCAGATATTACCTGCCAGAGCAAGAATTCAGAGGAAGACACCATGAGGTGTGAGTGGAATAAGAGCACTTGGGCACAAGTTAGACTCCTTTACAG TTCTAGACGATATACAATGTGTGAGACCATATCAGAGATGGAGGGCAGCGAAGAAGCTGAAGAAAGCATGTCTTTGGTAAAGGAGTGTCCATCTGGACCAGGGGACCACAGAGAGTGCACTTTAAGAAACCTTAGCATGTTCTCCTGCTACAAAATCTGGTTGGAAGTGGAAGGAGGGCGTGGGAAAGTGAGATCATTTCCTGTCTATGTTGCACCCATTGACGTTG TGAAACCATCTTCTCCCACAGACCTTGAAGCAACCACTTTGCCGAATAAAACCCTGAGTGTGAGCTGGAAACGCCCAAATTTACCTGtgtatgacatgcaatacgagcTGCGCTTTGTGGCTTTGCGTGGGATGGCAAATACACAATGGAAG GTCATGGGTCCTCTTTTGGAACCAAACGCAGAGATTCTGCTTGAAGAGTCCTGTGTTCAGTTTAATGTAGAAGTTCGCTGTAGAAGACTGAATGGGTCTGGATACTGGAGTGACTGGAGCATGAGTTACACTTCAGTTGTTTACAACAGGAAAG CACCAGAGATGGGACCAGACTTCTGGCGCATCATACAAGAGGATCCTCTTAGGAATGTGACTAACACTAACGTCACACTTATTATTAAG cAGCCCATCTTGGCAGGAGATCCATATAGCTGCGTGGAGGGTCTGGTGTTTGAACACCAGGCCTCAGGCAGAGCCGTGTGGTCAAATGAAACAACCTTGGTTCAGTTTCACTCATTCCAGTGGAGGAAGGAAGCGCACACAGTCACTGTAATGTCACGCAATGCTTTAGGCATCTCTACTCGGAATAGAAACATCACCTTATTTCATCAACCCAAAC GACGAGTCGTACGTTCATTCAGTGTAGTTGCAAATGCTAGCTGTGTGCATCTTTCCTGGAGCCTGTTACCTGATCACCCAGTGCCTCAGTCATTTGTCATCGAATGGTTAGACCTGAACAAAGACCCTGAACAGGACATGTCTCTCATTGAGAGGCTGCAGTGGGTCAGAGTTCAGTCCACAGCGAGAGATCTCTCCCTTTGCC GCCGTTTCTATGGCTCAGAGGAGTTCACCTTGTATCCAGTGTTTGTGGATGGTGAAGGGGAGCCGGTGCGATACACTG CTACTAGGGGCAACCCAGCAGCGTACATACTCCTACTGATCATTGCGTTCTTGTCGATGGTGCTGTTTGTCACTCTTCTGATTTCACAAAACCA GATGAGAAAGCTCATGTGGAAAGATGTTCCAAATCCCAACAACTGCTCCTGGGCCAAAGGAATGGACTTCAGGCAG ATTGACACCATGGAGAACCTGTTCCCTCACTCAGAGGGTCTCACTGCCTGTCCACTGCTGCTGGTCTCTGAGAGCATCTGTGAGGTGGAAATCATTGAGAAACCACATCCTGTCACGCTTGAACATGAAAAAGACAATGTAGTACTTACTTATAACTCTGGAGACAAAACAACTACCAGTTCTGCCCTTCTAGCAGACTCATCTGAACCTCTGTCTCTGGAGGCTTCCACTGCTGCTCCTACCCCAGAAACATCGGGCCAGTCCTCAGTGACGTACTCCACCATTCTCCTCTCCGATCAGCCCAGTCTCCTTCGAAAGCAACAGGAGAGTCTGAGCAGCTCCAGTGATGAAGGCAACTTCTCTGCCAACAACTCTGACATCTCTGGCTCTTTCCCTGGGGGACTCTGGGACTTGGAGAACCACGTGTGCTCTGACAGCGCCAATCCCCGCCATTCCAGCTCCTACAACTCTGTGGAAGAGTTCTCGGATACATCAGATCAAGATTATGAAGCATCAGAAAATACGGGTGTAGCCAAAGACCTCTACTACCTTGAGGTGAAcgaagaggaagatgaagatgaagaggagatCAAGGAAACACAGGGTGAACAGGAAAAGAATGAAATAGTTGTGAGGGTAGATGCCAGGCCTCTTCTGGAAAGCAAAGATTCCACATCCGTCGATTCCAATAATATATCTCACAGCATTCCTCTTTATCTTCCTCAGTTTCGAACTGAATGCATTAATCCACCCTGA